CACAGTCACAGCTGACGTCCCCAGGCTCTGAGGGTATAAAATCCCAACGTGCCCTTTGTTTGTCCCTCCTTGGAGGCACCATCTCCATCTGTTATTCTGTTTTTGCACcaagattaattaattttaaggaTCCAGGGCTCTGAGTCTCTGCTTGGAAGACCTGGGGTCGAGGCAGTGAGGAATTTTTGTGTGACTGTGAGAGGTGTGGGCACTCAGCAGCAGTGACTGGAACCAGTGGCCTTGGCTCGGATGGTTTAACTGGATGTgaccctctgctctgggctcgTTGACAGCGCGGGGATCGGTCCcgggttggactcgatggtgTTGGAGGTGTTTTCCTGGTTCCTGGGATTCTGAGGTGCCTCCTGGAAGGTGGGACAGGAAAGTTTCCTTTCCCCATAATCAGCAGGCGCCCGGGCTCTGCCCCGTCCCGCGATGGTCACTCCGTTCCTGCTGCGCCCAGCAGTTCATCCACCTCGTTTTTCCAGTCTGAGActctgcttccctcctgctCGGTGCCACTCAGCTTTCTGTTATCACGGCTCCCAAAAGATGTGCCAACGCCAGGGAACGCAAATGAATAATTAGAGGTTTTTCCGGACGGATCCTTGAGTAAGGAATGGAGTAAACTCCCTCCACCCCGTAACTCCCGGGTAGACACCGAGAGAAAGGTCAGCCCTTTGTCGGATTTTGCAATCAGACGTGAGCTCACCCTGAGCGGGCATCCAGCCCAAATTAAAGCTGTGTAATCGTTGTTCCCTAGGTGTTAATGGCTCTCTCCAGGGCTCTTATCTTGGGCTGAGCACTTGTCTGACACAACACCTAATGAGGCCGGtgcctgcctggcactgcctggctgAGAGCATCAGGGGAAATTTTGGCAGGCGCAGTTCAGGCTTTCGGCCGGGCTCATGATTTACGCCCAGCACCTCTTGGAGGCTGCGGGCGGAGGCAGAAAACAGAGGAGACAAGGAGGGAAAAGCATCTGGGTTTTGTAAAATTGTCGCAGGAGCTCCCCTGGATGAGAGGaaagaggggacagggaggatgaagcaggcagagagaggagaagcTGCCAGGGGAGAGCTTTTGGAGATGCGGCAGGGGATGTTCAGGTTGGACACAGGAATTTCCTCCTGGAAAGGGCGGCCAGGCCTTGGAAGGGGCTCAGGAAGGTTTGGAATTCCCATCCCTTGAGATATCCGAGGAATTCCTGGATATTGGGCTGGATGACCAGGTGGGGATGAGGCACAGCTtggatgatctcaaaggtcttttccaaccgaAACAATTCCGtgattttttttggtcaaaataTTCTCAAATAAGCGTTTGTTTACCCATAAAAAATGAAGtcctgttttctgaaaataaaagcagcattgAGAGGTACCATGGGCTAATTTCCATTTCAATTTATTACTTAGGGCCATCTGACGGATCCAGTCCCGTAGGAGGAAGAACATTGAAATGACCTGTGAAAAATAAGGTTTGCTGTTCCTTGACACTGATCAAGGGGTTTTCTTTGAAGGAGTCCCGGTGAAGGAAGAGGCAAATACTTTCTGATGCACCAGTTCAATGTTCTTTTTACCTCACCTGCTGACAGGTTCAGCCAAACCTGCCCCGAGGCAACTTTGTCATGGCAGTGAttaatgaaaaaagagaaggtAGTGCCTCATCTTTGCTCATCAGATACCTATCTCAAAAATTGTTTCCCTTTGTTCACCTTCCTCCTATCGTTCCTTTTCAGAACTGCAGAACTTCAGGCAGCATTTTTTTAGCTGCATCTTTGAAGGCAGTTGGATGATTCCTAAAACATCGCCTGGAAGatgtaaaattaaaaggaattcCAGCATTAAATtaaccacttaaaaaaaaaaaaaaaaagaaccacgGAATATCCCGAGTTGGAAGGGCCACACAGggattgagtccaactcctggccctgcacaggcaccccaagaatcccaccctgtgcctgagagcgttgtccttgagctctggcagccttggggatGTGACTGTTCCCTGTTCAGTGCCAGACTGGATGGAAATAACTGGAATACCTCATGTGAGGCAGACAGGACTgtcagctgcagctctgaccCAAAGCATCTCAGCCTGGTTCTGACGGGGAGGACAGGGAGCACCAAATCCCATTCCGGGGCttaacaggaaaaacagaaggcAGGTGTTGGatgcaggatttttttattgcaaGGGCAGGGAAGGCCCCACTGGACCAGGACAGGTGAGGCAAAGACAGGCAGGTTATCCCTcaggagagctgctccctcagccttgtggcaggaggcagcagtcTCAGGGAGAAGCCCGTGGATGTTGGAGCCCCACATTCGGCCCCTGGAAGGGGCGGGGAGGAGGACACCGAAcaaaggaaggaggaaacaaaaaggagaatttCTAGAGAGGTTCTGACTCTGCGGTCTGAAGTGACATCTGATGCTGTGCCCCTTCCTCAGGGGCTCAGGGGAGGATCCAGCGGCATGGAGGGATTTTCCGCTCGGGTTTAGCAGGAGCCGCGGACGGAGCGCGAGGACCAAGAGCCAAAGGATCTCCCAGAGCCATAGAGGCCCCGGGAACCCCCCCAGGAGCCCAGACCCCCATAGCCCAGGGAGGAGCCCCCATAGCCACAGAGACCCCCATAGCCCCCATATCCAAATCCCCCATAGCCCCTGGAGCCAAATCCCCCATATCCCAGGGATCCGTAGCCCCCGTATCCATAACCCCCATATCCCCCGGAGCCAAATCCCCCGGAGCCCAGGGATCCAAATCCCCCATAGCCATAGAGAGCCCCGGAGCCCAGCGAGGCCCCGGAGGCTGCCAGGacgggcgctccagcagatccCACCACGGAATCCTgcgggaaggagctgaggatgggccCGGGGAAGGTGACCACCACGGCGGGAGGCTGGATGAGGGTGGTGGAGTCGGGGCACTGCCGCACGCAGGGCTCGTTCCCGCTGTCGGCCAGGGGCTGGGGCCGCAGGACGCCGGAGCCAGCGGTGGAGCACAGGTCGTAGCAGGACATCTTGCCAGGGGTGTGGAGGTCGATCTGCAAGAGTTGATTTGAGCGAGTACAAGATGTTATTTACGGCCAGAAAAGGGCTCTTGCAGTTGGCTGCCTTTCCCCGGACAGGAGAGCTTTGATCACTGGAATTTCCCCACGCCTCTTAAGGATGAAAACTGAGTAAGAAAAGCGGAAATTATTTGCTCGAGCACTTTGGTGAGTCAGGGGATCAACGAGGAGGACGGGACTCTGCTCCAGGAGCCGAGTGTGTTGTTATTCAGGATTTCATGACTCTGGCTCTTCCTTGCCACTGATCTCCTTTGTGCTGATCCTTGTCAGGACAGGGATTACAACTCATTGTCTGTTCAGATGCGCCCAGTAGCTTTTTGGATGAGACCATTACGAGGGAATTGCAAAGGTGATTGTCCCAAATTCCCAAACTTTTGAGATGCCTACAATGACCTTGACACCCCAGCACTTTGATTTGGGGCTCCGAACTCTTTTGGAAAACTCTCACACTGAACCTCTCGCCCTCATTAACTGGGAAAAACCCAGCGCTTCACATTTCAGCTCCCTAAATTCCCTACAGGATCCCTTTTAATCTTAAATAAATCTCTCACAGAGATTTTAAACAGTTCTCAGTTCTTCTCCGTGTCCTACTCTAAGCTAGTCTTGGGGTGTTCGTGCCCTTTTATCttgaattaaaaatgttttggctGATTCGTAATAGAACAAACTGGATCCATGGCAGGTTTGCCTCTAATCTCAACACTTCCCTGCCAGCCAGGAAGATTTAAACTTCCCAAATAGTTTCCAGTCACCCACTTAACCAAGCAGAGGATAGGAATAAACAGTGAACCTGCCACAACATAG
This genomic stretch from Hirundo rustica isolate bHirRus1 chromosome 29, bHirRus1.pri.v3, whole genome shotgun sequence harbors:
- the LOC120764271 gene encoding claw keratin-like — protein: MSCYDLCSTAGSGVLRPQPLADSGNEPCVRQCPDSTTLIQPPAVVVTFPGPILSSFPQDSVVGSAGAPVLAASGASLGSGALYGYGGFGSLGSGGFGSGGYGGYGYGGYGSLGYGGFGSRGYGGFGYGGYGGLCGYGGSSLGYGGLGSWGGSRGLYGSGRSFGSWSSRSVRGSC